The sequence TCTGGCACTGGGAAACTCCAGGTGTTACCTGTCCTCAGCAAAGTGTGTCTGGGCGTGGGGGGTCCAGCGTCCTCACCCCTCCCTTCCCCGACCACAGGGTTCGAGTTCTTTGAGGCAAGCGCCAAGGACAACATTAATGTCAAGCAGACCTTTGAGCGCCTTGTGGACGTCATCTGCGAGAAGATGTCTGAGTCATTGGACACGGCCGATCCCGCAGTCACCGGCGCCAAGCAGGGCCCACAGCTCACGGACCAGCAGGCGCCTCCGCATCAGGACTGCGCCTGCTGAGAGCTGCCCTGCCCCGCCCTGCCCCatcccggccccgcccctgcccgccCCCTGGGCCTGAACCAGGGCCCCTACTGGCCATGGGCGTGAGTCCCCTGCCCCGATTTAGCCCATCACCCTATTTATTATcgtagctatttatttatttattggagatGTCCCCCGGGGGCTCGGGCACCCCCCCCACGCCCCACCCTGTACATACAGCCCTGTTCTCGCTCTGCAGTGGCGTGTCGTGGCCCCGTGAACTCACCGCTCACTCTTCCCTCCAGACCCCACCTTTTTATAAATTCACCCCCATCAACAATTATCAGTTTTGAAGAGGGGGCCAGATGACACCCCAAGGCAGGCTGGTCGGGTGATGGGAGGTAGCCAGCCTCTTGGCTCTGGCATGGTGGGTCCAGGTGGCTGCAGGCATCTCAACGTGGACCACTGGGTGGGTCAGAGCCAGGAAATGGCCCACCTGGCTCTTCACCCCCAAGGTTTTTTtgggagcggggtgggggggggttgcTGCAGATATGCACCACCCTGGGATACCACTCCCAACCAGACCTGTTCTGACGTCGTGAGTGTCAAACATGCCCCCTAGCCCCCCAGGAGACGTCATGACAACACTACACACACCCAATAAAGTGAATGGATGATACAATGTCCCTATGAGCACCGGCCTGATGATGCTGGCTCTATTCATCCACAAGATTTTCAATTACAACGAGAATTTAATGGTACTTCCACAGTCCGTGACTAGAGGATGAGACTGGAGGCTCCAAATTCTGGGGCCTGGCTCCAAGGGGATGGGTGATATCCCCCTCCTTGGCCCTGCAGCGCCCAGCCTACAGTAGTGTTCAGGGCTTGGTGCCAGCTGGCTGGCTGAGACCCCAGAGCTGAGGATGGCCCATCACGAGTCACTTGAAGCTGCCCCAGAAGGCTGAGGTACAACTGTCCATCTTCATGGTTGTGTTCCAGAggcagaaactgaggcctggcAGTGGGCTTGGCAGGGGCAGCCCAAGCAGATGCCCAGGAGTCAGGGTGTGGCTAGGACTTGGCCTAGGAGTCGGTTccccttcctgcccaggtggCTGGTCTGTCACGGCGGCTCAGTCAGTCTTGCCTTGCTGTCTGGCATCTGGGGGTTCAGTCTGCATGgtgcccagggccacacagcctGGGGGTGTCAGGGGACCTGGGATCTGACCGCACAAGAGCATCTGGTTACATGTACTGTTCACCCCACTAGGCACCCCACTGAACCCTCTTCCAACCCCTTGGCACTGGGGTCAGCCTCGCTGGACAAATGCGGGCTTGGTCCTCACCTCGTTGGTGATCAGCAACCTGCCCACCCACCACGGGGTGCAGGCAGGCTGTCACTGGCAGAGGCAGCCCTCACCCTGAAGGGTAGTTGTACTGCCATTTGGGGCTCACACatgtgcccccctcccccaggagtCCTCTGGGTGCTTGGTCCGCCCACTGCGCTCACCCGGTATTTCAGGTAGGAGAGGTAGGTGTCCCACCCTAGCGTCAGGCCGTTGATGTAGGTGACTCGGAACTGGGGGGGCACGAAGAGGAAATTCACCAGCTGCGCAGCAGGCCACACGCACCAGTCAGCCTATGGGGAGGGGCGGAATGTAGTGAGGGGCGGAATGTAGTGAGGGGTGGAGCCAGGAGGGACTTGGGTGAGGCCTGAAAGGAGGGTCGGAAGCAAGATGAAAGCGGGTGGAGGCGAAGGGATAGGCGGGGCCTGGGCAGGCATGCCCACCTTGTAGAATTCCCAGAACTTGTCCCGTAGCTCCTGACAGCTCTCATCCAGGGTATGGCCCTCCAGGCAGCCAAGGCCTAGGAAGGAAACCAAGAAATGAGAGTGTCAGGGGCTGGCAAGTATGGAGCACGGTGGTAAAGCAGGTAGGGTAGGACCCCTGAGGAACAgagcttccccgatggctcagcaggtgaagaatccacctgcagtgtaggagacacaggagactcgggtttgatccctgggtcaggaagatcccctggaggaggaaatggaaacccactccagtattcttgcttgaaaaatcccatggggaggagcctggcaggctacagtccacagggtcacaaagagtcggacacaactgagcgactaatcaaCACCCCAGGCAGCGGAACAGTGTCCCACCCAGAGGCACTGGGATATTTAAAGGCCTTTCGGTGGGAAGTGGAGCACACCAGGGTGGCTGAGATGGGTAAACAAGAAGTGAGAGGCCTGTCCTGTATAAACTCGTACCCTGTGGGGTGGTGACACCCTTGCTGAGGCAGTTTTATTACCAGTCCTGTCCCTTCCTTTACCTCTACAGATAATGAAATGAAACTGACCCTGGGCGGCAGGGAATGAACAGCTCTCCAGAGCCAAGGGTTAGGATGATCGTGCCCTGTCAACCTCAGTCTCACCTCCCTTTcctccagcctcagggcctttgcaccagttgtcctcccctccgcccccaccccccacctccctcccggcCCGCTGGCTCCTTCTTCATGTCTCATCTCAGCGTCTTCTCCTTGGAGAGGCTCTCCCACCCATCATCTCAGACACTGTCTTCATCCTTCCTTGCGTAGCACCACTGTCTGTGATTCTGCCATTCACACCTGACGCCACTGGGTCTGTCCCGTCACCCCTGTACCCCAGCCTCCAGTCCTGGGCCACCCACACAGGAGAAGCATCGATAACACATCTCCACATTCTGGACACAAAACTGGCTCTAACCCCCACCCCTCGACCCCTCGATCCATGAGGGACCAAGCCCAAGTTCACAGGACTCCTTACCCAAGAAGTACCAGACGCCAAGCATAGGAGAGGCCACCAGTTGGTCAATGAGGACCTTCTTGAGGACGTTTGGGAGGCCAGGAAAGCCGGACGCCGGGAACAGGCGGTCCAGCCAGAGATACCAATAGTGCAGGAAGGGGCCCATGCTGCAGCCGACTGCAAACATGCTCACTGTGGACAGTCCAAGAGTTAAGGGGTTCACGTTAGGCCAGCAACCTTCCCCGCTAATCCACTCCCTCCCTGGCTAAGACCTGGGTAAGCCTGACACCCTCCAGGGCTGAACCGAATATTCTTCCATTATTAGCCCCACCACCAGGTACCATTCCAAGAGGTGCTTTTGCATTTTCCCTCATTCCCTCACTACCCTATCAAAGGGTACCACCATCGCCCCACTTTcagaaggaggaaacagaggcacagctGATAGGGAAGCGTGGGACCAGGGTGCGACCCCAGCTGGCTGGCAGCCAGACGCTGTGCCTTTGACTACCCCGGGTGCAGCATATCGTGCTCAGTGGTGAGTCTGTCAGTGCAAGAGAGAGGGTAGCAGATCAGGGGGTGGGCGAGGACCTGACCGTCAGGATGGCAGCGGACAGAAACCCTACGTACTGGAGATGAGATGAAGACTCGAGGGGGAAGGGACGCGGAGAACGGGGAGGGGGTGTCTAGGGTGCACGCTGAGGTCAAGGGTCTTGCCAGGAACTGAGGTCACGGGACATAGTCACGGAGCTCAGGTCCGGTTCACAGGTCTCCGGATCTGAAGTTGGGGGCAAAGATCTGGGGTGAAAAGCCAGCAGCACTGGTCCCCTTACCTGAGCGCCGCGGGTCGAACTTCTGGCCGGGCCGGGCGCGAATCTCCCAGGTCTGGCGCGCCCCATCCCCAGCCGCCATGAGAACGCCGCATCCCAGGGTATTGGTGACGAGCAACGCACGGCCTTGGAACAGGGGCTGACCGGCAGCCCAAAGGCCGCGCAGCCAGCGCCAGCCGCCGGACGGCATCGTCCGCCGGACACAGGAACCGGCACACCGGGCCGCCCCGCCCATGCCGGCCAATCCCAAGTCGCCGCCGAGTCCCGGTTACCCGCCCCGCGCGGTGGTACCCAATCGAACGCTGCCTTCTTGATTTGTATGCCCGCCCCAAATCGCTCCAGTCAATCGCCGACTGCTTCGAACCCTCACACCTCCTTCCACGCCTTACGGACCAATCACACAAGACTTCGCGTCACGTCGCGCACGCCAACTACTGACGTTCCACCCTTGTTTTCCCGCCCCTTTCTGCTCTGGCCTATGGGTAACCGTCGTCACGCTCTTATTTGACCGCCCAGCCACTTCACTGACCAATCACTGACTTTAGGCTGGAAAAATCACAGACTGTTGTCCTGCCTCCCTTATTGAGATGGCCAATCTACGGCAGTTACCGAATTCTCCCGTGTAAATTGCCCTCCAGATTTCCAGATTCTCCTTCAATTCCTGAAAAGTGAGGGCCACCAGGGCGGAAATCCAATCCCGCAGAGATTCGGGGACGTGGAGGCGGGGCTCCAGTTCTGCTGCGCGCGCAGGCTGCCGGGATTCTTGTCTGGACGTTGACCTTGGTCCTGACTACTGCTGGGCGTCTGACCTAAGTTCCACAATAATGACAATACTTAAGACGCTACGCACTGTTCTGGGCACATGACGTGCTTTAAGAAATTTGACAGCAACTTTGTGTTGCTGCAGTGATAATTATATCACCATATTACCTCCTATGTTCCTGTAGGGGAAAATCTGAGTTTCAGTGGAAATCTATGCATTACTTACCAGAGCAGGGTGTCTGGAGCCTGTGGGCCAAATTCTGTCGCCACCTGTTTTGGTGAGGCTCAAGAGCTaagaattttcttaactttttttgaTTGGTCGATGAAAAAAATCCAGGTACTGTTCTGAGACGTGTGAAAATTGTATGAAATTACGATTTTCGAATCCATAAATACAGAtgtattggaacacagccatgcccatttgtttattgtctaCTGTCAACTACAATGAGGAGTTGCAACAAAGATTGTATGgtctaaaaaaaaactaaactgttTTACTctctacaaaaaaaattttttttctctttgttagagGACACTCTTCAGTTTTCTGATTTTGATTCTACGGGAGATATTTGATCAACCCCGTGGTTATAACTGAGAACACCAAAAAGTAATTCTTATTTATAAACATGCAAATGAATTCTGCCAAGTAAAGAGACActtacctcatttttttttttgcctttatttgcACATTCATTTTACACTTCCTCTTCTGCCTCTTGTTTGGAACTTCTTTGAAATGGTTTCAACGCCTGACAAGTTCCCTTTATTAATAATGAATAAACAGTAGTTTTTAACCCATGCTCATTTTTATATCTGTATGAGAAGTGTGATTTTAACTTTTTGGGAAAAATGATCCTTCAGACACTTCCTATTGCAGTCAAGTACCTCATTCTGGTATTCCAGGCTCCAGATTTTACTGCATTTTGGTGGAAAAgcttcaaaatggcttaaagaggGGTAAGAGTCAAGTTATGATTCACAAAACAGATTCAGATAAACTTTTTCCATGGGAAAGTACAGTTCATGGTAGCTGAAGCCCTGGCAACTCCAAATGAGTAAAAGAATTTTgctatttctctgtttttctcatttctgttttcctttctctaaatATGATTTTGATGCctttgaaacaggagggaaggaggcataGCACaatctttgaaagaatgacatagcccaaggataCAACATAAATTGATTAGAACCAAATGGGTTCAAGATGGTGGACAAGACAGCTTctactagaccttgagcctcagtatatGCTCGCTATAACACATCACCAGGCTAAGTGACACAGCCACAGACACCGTGacattccaaggcaaaccaaagATCAAAACctgggcagtggcccaattcctagAAATTTCTGCTCGCTTCCCCAAAAGAGTTGGAATAATCCTTCTGTGTATTAGTCCATGAAATTACCCAACCCATAAAAGCTGACCACAGTGCATTTGAGGCTGCACTCACTGTCTGCCACAGCCCACGCTCTTTGTCTGTGGACTGTGTTTCTtactcttgccttctgagatgacCTACAgtctgtctgtggagtgtttcTCTCTggataaatccacttcttacttgTCACTTTGTCTCTTACTGacttctttctgcaatgagacatcaagaacctgagcttcattaggtcctgaaaccaggcacCGCGGGTTTTGGCTGGGTCTGTGTCCCAGCCCCTTGGGTTTAAGTCTCAAGCAGGATTTTGGCTGAGTTCAAGTCCtggcacatgggttcaagtcccagtctgagGTGAATGGTTGTAGCTGGCAACCACAAAGGGACagtaaaaaggagagaagaggttTAGAGTTAGGCCTTGGTCCTATAGAGGCCCTTGGGAAACCATGAGCCAAGTATACAGGAGAGGACCTTTTACTGTTGTCTGCTCATTTCCCCAGCCTGCAGCCAACTCTAATCCTAGGTTTATTCAACACAATTACTTTACTCTACACAACAAAATACAAACATAACGTTATCTCAAATGCTAGTGACTAGTGAAactcgctcagtggtgtctgactttttgtgactctaggccagaataccgaagtgggtagcctttcccttctccaggggatcttcccaacccagggatcaaacccaggtctcctgcattgcaggcagattctttctcagctgagccacaagggaagcccatctcaaatactacaaagttacaaaaCTCAAAACAGAGAATTTATAGTACAATAAAGCCACcagggctttcctgctggctcagacagtaaagaatccacctgcaatgtaggtgacctggattcaatccctgggtcaggaatttcctctgaagaagggaatgacttcccaactcctgtattcttgcctggagagtgccatggaccgaagagcctggt is a genomic window of Ovis canadensis isolate MfBH-ARS-UI-01 breed Bighorn chromosome 5, ARS-UI_OviCan_v2, whole genome shotgun sequence containing:
- the MPV17L2 gene encoding mpv17-like protein 2, translated to MGGAARCAGSCVRRTMPSGGWRWLRGLWAAGQPLFQGRALLVTNTLGCGVLMAAGDGARQTWEIRARPGQKFDPRRSVSMFAVGCSMGPFLHYWYLWLDRLFPASGFPGLPNVLKKVLIDQLVASPMLGVWYFLGLGCLEGHTLDESCQELRDKFWEFYKADWCVWPAAQLVNFLFVPPQFRVTYINGLTLGWDTYLSYLKYRIPGPLTPPGCVALGTMQTEPPDARQQGKTD